A region of the Leishmania panamensis strain MHOM/PA/94/PSC-1 chromosome 21 sequence genome:
CAACGTGTCCAGCCCTTTGGCGTACAGttccttcgcctctgccgccacacCCTTCTTGGCGAGAAGGGTCGCCTGCACCGTTGTGCTAAGGCCAAGCCCAGTGAGGACGGAGCGGCGTAGgttcaccgccgccaccgcctgcaTCGGCATGGCGGATTTAGCGTCCACATCGACCCAGTGCAGCACCTTCTGCAGTAGCTCTTGTGCCTCGACAGCCGCGTTGTGACTGCCCTGCTTGCAGAGCACAAACCCCATGTGAACCTCAATTTCAGCAATTTGCGCCTTGTCCTGCAGCTCTGGCTTGCAGTCGCGCAGGAGCGACTCGCGCGCCTGCATGGCACACCGAAGTGCCTCATCGTACTGCTTTAATTTGTATTGCGCCTGAGAGGCTTCCATACAGAGTAGGCTCTCGCACTGGATGGGCGCGTTCATGGCACCAATCTCCTTCAGCATCTGCAGACCGACCTGGACGTGCTCAAGCAGTTTCACGTGATCGCCAGCTGTGCGAGCCGCGTCTATGTCCTCCGACAGCGCGTTCCACTTGGCCATGTTGGCCAGGTCCTgcttcaccacctcttcgTTGAGAGTGAACTCCTCTACATTGACGGcagacactgctgctgcaggagcagaggAGCCCCTGTGCGCcgcaacgctgctgcagtaccgGCGCGACCAGGACAGGTGGGCGaacgccgcagcaggagcggccaccacgcaccgccgcggcagcgaaaCACTCAGCGCACGCCGCAGTGCAAGCATGGAAAGGCACTTCGCAAACATGTGATGTGCCAGTGGTTGCTAGTGTGCGCTTGTGAAAAGTCTGGTGTGTGAGCGAAGAAAACGATGGCCACACTTTTTTCCCCTCATCACCCTAAGAGGCCAGAGAGCAATGATGGTGCAACTGCGTGAGCATTGGTGTGCGTATGAGGAGGTTAAGATCATGTAGAGAGCCGGGCATTCATATCGAGAGGAGGGGCAACGCATGGGATtcaagagcgcgcgcgaagAGGCGATGGTGACACCATCGCAGCAGCTACCAGCCACATATGCATACAACTGGACACgggggcaaagagagagagagagagcgcagtgctgcagacCTGTCCACAGTGACGCTGATGTGCACACAGGTGTGCGCCTCCAAGACATCACGGCACGCGTAGAGTGGCGCATGAAGAGGATAGAGGGGCATATCAGCGATTTATTTagccacgcctcctcctcctctcttcttctctcttcaccacTTTTGGGTCACTTTATTACGTTTCGTTTGTCTGTCTGAGTCGCCGTAAGCGCGGGATGCTGGCGAAGGATGCAACGCGCGCGAGAGCAAATACAACGAACAAGAGAGGTaacacacatccacacggCACACCTACAACTCGGTGGGCCCAATACAAATCTCTACGATAGCcgacgtctctctctcgctctcgctctctctctgtgttaTGCCTGAACAGGGAAGTGTACAACGTGGGGGGGGTATGGCTGGGCGTAGGCGTGTAGACCTGACACAGTAGAACTGCGTCATAGCGAAGCAAGCAAAGTGAAAGAAGGCGGGCGGGCCCACCTACACGGACACTATGCACGACCATGCCCGCTACGATAACCGtaggtgcagcagctgtggctcTCTGCTACGTGTGGTTACGGGTTCGGTGGCGATggggagaaaaggagagcggTCGAGCGTTGTGGTGGGCgcggtgaagaggggggggtcaAAACGGGTACAAGGCAAAGGTGGTGAAAAggggaaacaaaaagaggaggacagAAGAGAACGGCCAACggacgcggcagcagcggcagcggttgcGCAGACCCACTGGAGGGgcggagagacagagagagagaggaggaaacaTCGCAAACAAGGCGAGGGCAGAAACGCCctcgggggaggggggggggcgacaCCACGTGTGCCAATACGCCGTATCTCTACATGAGAAaatgctgctgccacgcacTTACCTCTTCCGCGTAGCGGAACAGCTCATTCTTGGTACGACGGTCCGCCTCTTGCTTCAGCGACTCGCACACAGCGAAGCTATGCTGCAGTGCTGTCGCGTAGTAGTCTGCCAGTTGCGCCGTATGCCGAGACATGACCCTCGCCGGGACCTGAGCCTcgttcgccgccgcctccatgaGAATCGCGTAGGCGGCACGGTAGCGCGCGTTCTCATCCCGCACGCGGCGCATGAGGTcgatcttctccttcctcgcaGTGCGGATGGACTCCTTCAGGGAACCTCGCATCGCTGACATCTGACTGTCATACTCGCGGCGcatgcgctggcgcagcagctgctgcatgtcGCCTAGGTAACGAGCTGAGCGCAGCCGCTCAATCTTGCAGTCTCGCTGCTCGGCGTCAATGCGGTGTTGGGGACGGTTGGCGAGAAAGTAGCGTTCCTGCCGTGTCAGCGGGGGCTCCGCGACAAGCCGGTGCACCGGGGCACGTGAGGGCCGGTGGTTCTGCTGCGAAGGCGCATGGGACTGCATAGGCTGTTGTGGCGACGGCCGTGGTGGCGCCTTTTGCCGCGGGAGCGCACCAACGTCGAtttcagcagcaccgcgtttTTCCGCTGCGGATGCAAGGTCGTCGCTGCGTTGGTTGGGGTACGACGATACCGGTTGGGGTGCTGGGTGGCGGGAATGGTGGCGTTCATGTGGCTCCCTTTCCACAGGGCCTCCTTGAATGGCTGTGGAcaaggtggaggcggcggggtCCACAAAGGGCTtacggtgccgccgctcctgTGCATCAAGCGCCTCATCGAGCCGCTGGAACCGGCGCACAATGTCATCGGCATGGATTCGCATGCGGTGGTCGCGAGGACGGCTGACAGGCGAGCGTCTCTCTGTCGGCGATGCactggcgcggcgctgcccagTTCCGTACAATGGAGAGCCAGAGGACGTGAGCGACACTTCTGCCTCGCGCCCGAGTCGTTCCGAGCAAGGGTGACGGCGCTGTGAGAACCCGCCGTGGAGGGACACATGGCCAGGGTCTACAGCCGACATCACTTCTGTCTCTTCTGCTGAACCACCCATTGGTGGGCACACGAGGTTGCGGTACCATTCCTCCAGCAAGTTGTCTGTTGGCATGACGGAGGAGTCGAGGTAGTGACTGACAGAGGATGGCGACACCCCCTCTCCGAGCTCGGCTCCACCAGAAACCATGtacgcgtcgctgccgccaatAGGGCCGATAATACCTCCCCCGCTTGTGGCACCACCGTTTAGCGGCGGTGAGGGGGCCACGTAGAAGTTGTCCATGGGGCGATGGAAGTGATAACCGAGACCGCCCGTACCAGCTGAGTCTTCTTGCTGTGGTGCAGGGGGTCGGATTACCTCTGCGACTGTGTAGCCTACCGGCGCGTAGGCCCCGCTGGTGGTCTTGGCAGCGCCAAAGTCCTCTGCGTGATCTGAGTGTGCAAGGGGTTGCTTCCCGCCAACTGCGTCTTGCCGGGCCAGCAACGCTGCCTGTtgcttctgctgttgctgaaACTCTTGCTGCTGGCGCATATCCTCTGCCACCTGCACAAATACCATGATGAGCCTGCTGATGTGGTCCTCATTCAgcttcaccacctcttcgGCCTCGATGTCTTCGAGCGAGTAAGGGTGCTGACGAAGCTGTTCTAGCACCAACATCACGttgtgccgccgcttctccgCCGTGTTCGGCGATCTATCGATTCCTGCTATGGTGCAGTCGAACAGGCGCTGGTACAGTAACACGAAGAAGCTGGAGGTGCATTGGCGAATGCTCGTGACACGCGTGTTGCCGATGGAACAGAAGGTGAGGAGTGCGTTGGCCAGTCCAAGGATTTGCTGCCGTTGCACCTCCTTCGCCGCTTCCTCGGTCGTCGGCACAgccatcgccatcgtcgACCCTGGCGGTGGAAGTGGGGACGGCTGTGATGGCCCCGGAGAGGCAGATGTGGTGGCGATGACAGTGGTGGGTGGAGCTCCTGAGCTGGGTGCGAAGATAGGGCCGGCAGTGCTAGCAgactgcgccgcggctgcggctgcggctgcagctgcagcatggATGCTGGCAGAAATGGGATCCACTGCTGCGAGCCGAGCATCACTGCCGCTGACAGCTCCAGCAGATCGGCGCGTTGATGAGGCTCCACCGCCGGATGCGCCAGGTGCAGAGACGGCCGCCAGAGGCCTTTTGgactgtgcagcagctgcggctgctccaTGTCGTTCACTACCCGATGTGGAAAGCGGTGACGGGGTCGGTGGCGAGGACGAAGGCGACGCCTGCCGCCCCGCCAGCGCTCCCTTGTTCATGATGGGCATGATCATCCCAGCGGTGAaggccacctgctgctgtggctgctgctgagactGAATCATGTATAGTGGCATCGCTGTGCCTCGTGACACAGAGTCGCCATCCCGGGATGGTGCTGAGGAAGTGGAGGTGGCAATGGTAATCGTGGACGCGGCTGCTTTCTGCGGGTCTGATAACCGATGGACCGCTGGTGTATCTGCCGCACGTGAGTAGGCAGCCGGTTCGCTGTGCCGGCCGCCGCTTCCACCACTGCTACTGGTGTTCCCTAGAGTCGACATGACGGTCACGCCTAAGGGAAAACGCAGCGAGTGAAAGGGAGTTTTTTCTCTACTATCGTTTGGCGTGCTTGTGGGCGTCTTTGGTTGGTATCGGCCCGCTatgcggagaggagggaggaggtgtgtgtgtgtgggggggggggcgggggtgcgTGCTGAGAAGCACAAGGGTAGAGCTGCGAACAAGACGATGGGGGAGATGCAGGGGCTCCGCTGCAAGACACAGCAGGCTTTTGGAGAGAGCAcgcgcgcctgtgtgtctACACACCCGCGTTCAATGCCAAAGAGGGGAagtgaggcggaggcggagaacgagaaggcgagaggggtgcgtgtgtatggTAGATGCCAGAGGCTACACGACGGACACccaagcacacacagacggaCACGACGAGGAGAATAAAGAGGCTCTCACTGGAGGGGTGTGGGGTGATGGGGTAGCGCCAGTGTCATGCAAGTGCTGGGGTGTATGAGCGTGTGTTGACGTGGGTCGTGAACGATGGTatccccttcccccgcaATGCGCAAGTGAAGCGCGGAGACGTAGACAGGAGTGCCAGTGCGAACACATAGAGAGATGGTTGCATCCGTATAAAagacgccgccaccgcgtcaGTGCATCATCGAGAGAACGCCAGGCGTTCATCAGCTCACAGTGGAAGCGAAGCCACAGACAatgagaggaagagagatgggggaggagtgaGGCAAGGGGGAGGACAcaatgcacagagagagagacgcatcGAGGGAGGTGTGAGATGCTCTGCGCGGAGATTGGTGTAGGGAGACACCAGAAGAAGTCCCAGCGCGGACTCCGGTCTCCTTCCCTCCGGCATTCTTCTGGGCTTGCCCTTTTTGTGGGCACCACTTCTGTGCAGTCACGTGCAgcaggacacacacacacacacaatacaCAAACCGCCCCTTCTTGTGGCGCCAAACGCAGTAGCGGCGgtcacctcccctcccccacccaccctccaGGGGGCAGTGACGCTCTCCCGCTCGCTCCGTTCTCTTTGCCACCTTTGTGCGTCCTGTGCCATACGCCGGTGCGCCCATTGCGCCGCAAGCAGTGCCGTGGGGGGAATACCCCAGCAGGCCAGAGAACAGAAACCCttcacacacagagagaaagagagagagcacagaaaCAAACGAGTGAGGCTCGAGTgaaggcagcgaggagggggaagtgagGAGCGAGAAGGGCGTACGTGTCACAGCAGAATAGACGAAAGTTTGGTGGCCTCCCACTACAGCCAAGAACAGTGCTACCACCACAACACTCGTACACatcatgcacacacacacacacacaatgcgGTGGTAGATGGCGGTGTGGCCCGCAGCTttccagcgccaccaccagaggaGGACCAGCCACGAAAGAGGGGCACCACACCGTTTAGGTCGTTCTCGGCGCCCCTCTTCTTTGGTGTGTTGTGCGCCAGTTtcttcgtgtgcgtgtgtaggaGTACTTTGCACGGGCACGCACGATCGGGCGTTGTGGGCCGCAAGAAGTGAAGGGGGGgcggaaggggggaggggggcttcCATGAAGAAGGCAAGCGGGgaacacaagagagagagagagggggaagagtCATAGGAAATGAcatgggaggaggagagtgtgtgtgtgtgtgggtgggtgggtgggtgtagtAAACAGAGCCGACTAGCCGCGCTGGAGTGAAGCGCAGGCTGCCGGTggcagaagaagaacagagaaagagtgaggcacaaacacacgcgttctctcgctctttcaaAGTAAGATGAGTCAAGTGCGACAGTGAGTCAAGACGCGAGAATTCGACACcatcgtcagcagcagccagtAGATAAGACACGccgtaagagagagagagagagagcagaaaaggagaacgacagagaaaaagagggatgAGGTGATATCCTCGAAAAACGCGAGACAAGATAGGAGAGGATTACtcaggaaagagagcgcagaaAGTTTCAGCATCGCTGCATCAATGCTACATGTGCACATcaagtgctgctgctacgagacgaaagagaggggggtgcgagggaggcagacagacatagggagagggaggcgcttGGTGCGCAGGGCGTAAGAGAACATGGAGAGAAACAACAGAacgtgaagagagggagggagggaaggggtgaaGGAACAAGCACACCCAGAGACGCGTCTACATACGCACGTGTAGCGGTACAACAGCAAGCCACGTCTCTCACTCTTCACGATGACATGCCAGTGTGCATCTAAGAGACAAgggcgtgtgggcgtgtatAGCCGGACGTTGAGTCCAGCCGGCATGCATACATGAAACGAACGCCGGCAGAGCGCAGGAAGAAAAGCCACGAGTCTCCGCCTACCCATGCGCCGCGACGTgacgagggaagggggaaaaacacgaaagcgagagggaaaaagtTGATCCGCAGGGGGGAGCTCCGACCGCAatgcgagagaggcgagagaaaaactgctggggagggagggagggagagagagagagaggaggttTTGGAGCGCGCCGTGAGCTTCGGCATCGCTGGTTCACGTCGCTCTCCCACCGCTGTGCTTGTCGCTGCGTTTTCCTTCCCCGCTCACTCGGTTCAAACTTGGCAAAAAGaaggtaagagagagagacggacacGACGGAGACAGatggggggtgagggagggggctgccAGCTATACATCAACATAAAGATAAGCACATATACTCCCAGAGACAAGCAGTTGAGCCTCTGATacaggcgcagcaccaccaccccccgccTCTTGCCCACGACATCCTCTCACTCGTGCCGCTGCATGGTACACACAAGTTTGTATGACTGTGTGATGTAAATATGTGTCACTGTACGCGCCTATGCATggcatgcacacatacacgcaagAGTCCGCTCGTTGTGAGGTTCAACACCGACACCGACACTGCCCCCCCTacccgctgctcctctcctcacccccgATGCTCTTCGCATTGATTACTTATGCGGGTGCGCTGCTTCCTTTGGTgccgaggatgaggaggaatGGGCAAATACCGCGTACGCCGTTGTGGCCAGCTTCGGTCGTATGCCGCCGGCGTTCTTGTCACCCTCGCTGACGCCGGCAAGAGCTGCGGCAACGACGAGGTTTTGCCTCAATGGTATGGAGCGCGCAGACGGCGGGACTGGCAAATGCGGGGCACCAGACAGAGGCTTCGCTGTctgcggttgctgctgctgctgctgctgctgctgaggtgatGGAGGAAGTCCCCCTACAGCTACGAGGAGGTCCCCGCTGCCGTCTGCTGCAGTATGTGGCGGAAGATGTGAGGTGCTGCTAGCACAAGCAGAGTGCAGAGTGACTGGCGATACTGGAGGCGGTTGTGTCGGCGGCACCTTGTGCGGTGAGGTTGCGTGTTGCGATGCGCCACTGGTGGTGCGACTTTGCAGATCACTTCGGATGTATTCGACTGTCAGCGGTACGTActggtgcggcggcgactGGAACAACGATGCGGACGCCGGCTTTGCCGTAGTCGTAACAGCAACTTCAACAGCACTGCTGGTGGTAGAGGGACCACCAGCGGGATGCGCGGCAGACCCGGCTCGAGCAGTGCCGCCTACCTTCTCAGCTACCGCCAGCTTCTCTCGTGATTCAACGTAGTCCGAGCTTCCTTCACCACACCTGCAGGCCTCAGCCACGGCAGCTCCAACGGCAGCTTCGTCAAGCCCACGCAGGTGCTTCACGGAGtgaaggtgcagcagcagcggcggttgAGTTGCGCATTGTTTTGCGAACCACGAATGTATCCATTCCTCCAGAGAGTCATCATCACCCTCCACATCAGCCCTCGGCCCCGCTGCCAGCAAATCCTGAACTAGCTGCGAGAAGATGGCAGGAAGTTGGTGCTTGTTAGCGTAGTCCGGCTGCTGAGGCGCCTCATGGGCCCACAGCGCGCTGTCCCCGTTGCTGTGAGCACTGCAGTTGCTGCGGTGCAAGGAGGAAGACGGTGTCcatgacgacgacgtggaGACATCCACAGCGTCTTCTTCGCAAGTCTTGACCACCCCGACATTGCTCACTGGTGCGCCCACCAGCTCATCCGTCTCCTTGCTCGATAGCGCAGACGCCCCTCGTGAAGGCCCCACCGGAACCGCTAGAGCAGCGGGTGAGGTCACCGGGCTCCTCTCTGCAGCGATCTTCACGGTGAAGGGGCTGTCCATGCGCTCCGTCTGCGCAGCGGTTTCTCTGTAGTCGACATGGCGCGCGGCCGATTTGGCGTCCCTTGTAGGTTTCGCGGCTGTGGACTGCACTAACGCCTCTGTGCCCCCCCAGCCATTCGTTTCCTTGTTCAACGTGCCAATGCCAGAGAAGACGACCACGACGTCGCTGGCACTGGCAACTTCGTCGTTTGGTGCCCGCCCCAGTGTGGTGGCAGGCAGCCGAGTGAGCGGCTTGCTGCGCCGCCAAACCGGCTCTGGCGTAACCCACTGAGTAgcctgcactgcagcagaaaggggcaggaggggaagggcagAGCGCGCCGAACATATGCATGCCGTACCAGCACCCGCGGCACCGTACATGCGTCGACGGGTGCGAAGAGTCTCCTTAGACGGCTCAGCGAGTGCGAAGGGCGCAGGAGCAGTAGGCTGTGGAGCAAACCCTCGCTCTACAATCGACTCTTCCGATAGCGGTGCAAGACGCGGCAGCGCTTGGATGCGGTTCGGCTGCCGCACAAGGGGCCACGGAGCCGTGGCGTGGGTTGCGTGCGTTACCATGCGTGACAAGACGTTCAAGCCACTGGTGGCTCCACGGGACCGTGAGGAGACAGTGCAGGTACCGATGTGAGCGGTGTTATGCTCGCCCACTGTCATCGATGATGCAAGAGACGCGGAAGACATGAGAGTCGGAGCAATGGGCGttgtccgctgctgctcctcctccctgtaCAGGGGCGGTCTGTGTGGGTCTTGCGAGGCGCATGGACCTTGGTGGCCTACAGGTCGATGGTTCATGTTCTGCGTGCACACGACAATGGTGAGGGTATAgtgcgttctctctctttacgcGTGTGGGGTTCGTTAATGCGTGTGCGTACTTCGGTAGGGGGCTGTGAGTGCTCCGATCTGTGCATGAGCAGAGACAAGAGTGCTAGCAAGAGTAAGAGGCAGTGAAAGACCGATATCCTGGcacaggaggcggagaagagaagggctgaagagcgagaggtAGAGAATAACAACCTTGCGAAGGATGAGAACTCGAgtgaggtgcagcagggaACTCCTagagcgagaaaagggaaggaaacGTGGCGCACCGAAGTGCGTagtgcttctccttccccaGCGAGCgatcgacacacacacacacatgcgcagaCAGACATGACAGGCagttccccctccccccgacttctgctgcttcccgctctctcttcttctcctccatggATCTGCGCACCCGAATGCGCTTGAGCCCCGAGTAACGACGACCGCAATGGCTTCCCCTACACTTTGTTTCTTGTGTGCTGCCGGCTTCAACCACCGCGCAAGAGGGACCCCCCGGCCCGCATtatttttcctcctttctctgccttgTGCTTCTCCCCCGAGCAGCGCCAGGGACGCGCTCGTGGTTGTTACATGGAGAGTCAACCAACAGCCAATACGCCTCTCCTCAGGACTCGCCTGCACAGGCACGTGGGTAAACGTGCTAGCACAGGCCTTAATGCACACCGTAGTTGAAGTTCTGGAGTTGCTTCTCATGCAGCGCATCAAAGACGCTGTGCTTCTTCGACCACATCTTACCTCGACTACGGCGCATCTCAGCTAACTTGTTCGCTTTGTCGGAGTCTAGTACACGCCGCTGCACCTGGCGGCCAATCGGCTCCTGCTCCCGGTCAAACTCTACACCGGTTGTGCCAACGTTCCGCGGACGATCGGCACGGCGGCCAAAGTTCTCAAGCAGGTAGTCCAGGGTGGACTCTTCATGCGACTCGCCAGCAAACCGACCGGCCCACAACCGCCGCTTTTTCTCGAGGATAGCATCCTCGATGTGCCGGTACACGATAAAGGCATCGCGACCCATCACCTGAACGCGCTCCACATCGGTCAGGCACTTGGCTAAATCAGCACCCCACGCCGTTTCGGTgcagatgcggcgcagctctgtCAAGTagcacagcaccgccgccgtgatGGTCTTGTCGGGGGTGTACATGAAGTCGTGAAAGCCACACTTCTCCTCAAAGAATGCGCGCACCCGCTCcgcgctgtggcgcgtgttCTGCAGTAGCCTGGCAGCGTCGATCCTCTCATccagcgccacctgcaccggCTGCATGGCGTCGACGACCTCATCCCAGGAAGCCTTGCCGTCCGCCATGGCCCTCAGCTCTGGGTTGGCACAAAGGTGGAAAAGCGTGCGAACATCGGCGGGGGCCAACACcacggcgtcgccggcgacTGGAGTCCCGGCCTTCCTCTTCAGGTCTTTGTACAGAGTCGTTACGCTTGCGCTTGGGATGTCGGACAGCGTAGTAAGGGACCCGTGGCTCGGGCTGCCAAAGACCTCCTCGAACGGCGCCGTGTCGGGCTCGATGAAGTCTCTGTAGCGCTCCTTGATCTGCTCGTGCGTGTTGAACGGCAGTACGTCGAGCTCTGTTACATCGACGCCGTCGGGGTCGACGTAAGGATTGTGCTCGAACCTGGGCAGGTAGTCGGTGCGGGCACCATCGATGAAGCCTATCGGGCCCCAACGGTCCCACAGGTAGTTCGGCTCCAAGCCCAGCTCCTTGCGGCGCACGGCACGCTCCAGGTCCATCAGCGCGTGCCGCATGGCCTGTGACATGACGAGCGTCCCTACCTGCAGCCCGTTGTCCTCCCAACAATGCGCCCGCAATGTGTTGCGGTCGTAGAACGGCTTCGTGATACCGATGCAGCGCCAGTAGCGAGACTCACGAGTGTAGTGCAGTGCCGCGTCAAGCATATCAGGCGCATACATGTCAGTGTTACCCTTCACCGTCT
Encoded here:
- a CDS encoding hypothetical protein (TriTrypDB/GeneDB-style sysID: LpmP.21.1680), with protein sequence MAKWNALSEDIDAARTAGDHVKLLEHVQVGLQMLKEIGAMNAPIQCESLLCMEASQAQYKLKQYDEALRCAMQARESLLRDCKPELQDKAQIAEIEVHMGFVLCKQGSHNAAVEAQELLQKVLHWVDVDAKSAMPMQAVAAVNLRRSVLTGLGLSTTVQATLLAKKGVAAEAKELYAKGLDTLIEALNQHIDENDFELVKITLEAILTSFEGLDDVSQAVTTCRKYISWCRRHDDASGVADGEAMMTALCARQMIENPLEAEKGAEKAEEARK
- a CDS encoding hypothetical protein (TriTrypDB/GeneDB-style sysID: LpmP.21.1690), translating into MPLYMIQSQQQPQQQVAFTAGMIMPIMNKGALAGRQASPSSSPPTPSPLSTSGSERHGAAAAAAQSKRPLAAVSAPGASGGGASSTRRSAGAVSGSDARLAAVDPISASIHAAAAAAAAAAAQSASTAGPIFAPSSGAPPTTVIATTSASPGPSQPSPLPPPGSTMAMAVPTTEEAAKEVQRQQILGLANALLTFCSIGNTRVTSIRQCTSSFFVLLYQRLFDCTIAGIDRSPNTAEKRRHNVMLVLEQLRQHPYSLEDIEAEEVVKLNEDHISRLIMVFVQVAEDMRQQQEFQQQQKQQAALLARQDAVGGKQPLAHSDHAEDFGAAKTTSGAYAPVGYTVAEVIRPPAPQQEDSAGTGGLGYHFHRPMDNFYVAPSPPLNGGATSGGGIIGPIGGSDAYMVSGGAELGEGVSPSSVSHYLDSSVMPTDNLLEEWYRNLVCPPMGGSAEETEVMSAVDPGHVSLHGGFSQRRHPCSERLGREAEVSLTSSGSPLYGTGQRRASASPTERRSPVSRPRDHRMRIHADDIVRRFQRLDEALDAQERRHRKPFVDPAASTLSTAIQGGPVEREPHERHHSRHPAPQPVSSYPNQRSDDLASAAEKRGAAEIDVGALPRQKAPPRPSPQQPMQSHAPSQQNHRPSRAPVHRLVAEPPLTRQERYFLANRPQHRIDAEQRDCKIERLRSARYLGDMQQLLRQRMRREYDSQMSAMRGSLKESIRTARKEKIDLMRRVRDENARYRAAYAILMEAAANEAQVPARVMSRHTAQLADYYATALQHSFAVCESLKQEADRRTKNELFRYAEEVSAWQQHFLM
- a CDS encoding hypothetical protein (TriTrypDB/GeneDB-style sysID: LpmP.21.1700), whose protein sequence is MNHRPVGHQGPCASQDPHRPPLYREEEQQRTTPIAPTLMSSASLASSMTVGEHNTAHIGTCTVSSRSRGATSGLNVLSRMVTHATHATAPWPLVRQPNRIQALPRLAPLSEESIVERGFAPQPTAPAPFALAEPSKETLRTRRRMYGAAGAGTACICSARSALPLLPLSAAVQATQWVTPEPVWRRSKPLTRLPATTLGRAPNDEVASASDVVVVFSGIGTLNKETNGWGGTEALVQSTAAKPTRDAKSAARHVDYRETAAQTERMDSPFTVKIAAERSPVTSPAALAVPVGPSRGASALSSKETDELVGAPVSNVGVVKTCEEDAVDVSTSSSWTPSSSLHRSNCSAHSNGDSALWAHEAPQQPDYANKHQLPAIFSQLVQDLLAAGPRADVEGDDDSLEEWIHSWFAKQCATQPPLLLHLHSVKHLRGLDEAAVGAAVAEACRCGEGSSDYVESREKLAVAEKVGGTARAGSAAHPAGGPSTTSSAVEVAVTTTAKPASASLFQSPPHQYVPLTVEYIRSDLQSRTTSGASQHATSPHKVPPTQPPPVSPVTLHSACASSTSHLPPHTAADGSGDLLVAVGGLPPSPQQQQQQQQQPQTAKPLSGAPHLPVPPSARSIPLRQNLVVAAALAGVSEGDKNAGGIRPKLATTAYAVFAHSSSSSAPKEAAHPHK
- a CDS encoding hypothetical protein (TriTrypDB/GeneDB-style sysID: LpmP.21.1710), producing the protein MFSTKRGALLLHTFHTPGEVISYKRGNYHLVPKKYTVGKRIAVRSYLDRNRTELSDRTFMPQKNWFRPYDLQEDRFGRDHERLSYRFYNLETKVIWKAFDTPELIGMLLHDETVKGNTDMYAPDMLDAALHYTRESRYWRCIGITKPFYDRNTLRAHCWEDNGLQVGTLVMSQAMRHALMDLERAVRRKELGLEPNYLWDRWGPIGFIDGARTDYLPRFEHNPYVDPDGVDVTELDVLPFNTHEQIKERYRDFIEPDTAPFEEVFGSPSHGSLTTLSDIPSASVTTLYKDLKRKAGTPVAGDAVVLAPADVRTLFHLCANPELRAMADGKASWDEVVDAMQPVQVALDERIDAARLLQNTRHSAERVRAFFEEKCGFHDFMYTPDKTITAAVLCYLTELRRICTETAWGADLAKCLTDVERVQVMGRDAFIVYRHIEDAILEKKRRLWAGRFAGESHEESTLDYLLENFGRRADRPRNVGTTGVEFDREQEPIGRQVQRRVLDSDKANKLAEMRRSRGKMWSKKHSVFDALHEKQLQNFNYGVH